A stretch of Rhododendron vialii isolate Sample 1 chromosome 4a, ASM3025357v1 DNA encodes these proteins:
- the LOC131321960 gene encoding F-box protein CPR1-like, translating into MSDYIPTELLADILVRLPVESLIRFTSVCKSWHSLITSPSFVAKHLNHSTTNTKNLLLKASNFDEKKERYLLCRGDERFSDEFSELEFPLSTPFGHNTILGSCNGLLCMVNADLSQCVTLWNPSIKKSVTLPMPSLPQSSRRRLVLGFGAHPKTHEYMVVFIVYEMADVMPRKFPSNVLLYTQGTGSWRSIPSVGHPHCLACDDWFPAFVNGSVHWIALDMRAFDDGIRSLIVLFNMGSQAFSVVMMPAALVSESPLRLSIMSYGESLAVLCHGSSAGGSSSIWVMKEYGVAESWAKLYTITLPGVLDQIRGFRENGEVLVSTSDNRLLCYDCETKTFANTGYTGSSDAFSAYTFMESLVLVQPGNGFI; encoded by the coding sequence ATGTCGGACTACATACCAACTGAACTTTTAGCTGACATTCTTGTAAGACTACCTGTAGAATCTCTGATTCGATTCACATCCGTATGCAAATCATGGCACTCTCTCATAACAAGCCCTAGTTTCGTCGCCAAACACCTCAACCACAGTACAACAAACACTAAAAACCTTCTCCTTAAGGCTTCCAATTTTGATGAAAAGAAAGAGCGCTATCTATTGTGCCGTGGCGATGAAAGATTTAGTGACGAGTTCTCTGAACTGGAGTTTCCTTTGAGTACCCCATTTGGGCATAATACAATACTGGGTAGTTGCAATGGTTTGCTATGTATGGTCAATGCCGATTTGTCGCAGTGTGTTACTCTATGGAACCCATCGATTAAGAAATCAGTAACTCTTCCCATGCCCTCTCTGCCACAAAGTTCTCGTCGCAGGCTTGTTTTGGGATTTGGTGCCCACCCCAAGACTCATGAATACATGGTGGTGTTTATTGTTTACGAGATGGCGGATGTAATGCCGCGGAAATTTCCTTCCAATGTTTTGCTTTACACCCAGGGCACAGGATCGTGGAGATCCATCCCTTCTGTTGGTCATCCACATTGCCTAGCGTGTGATGATTGGTTTCCGGCTTTTGTTAATGGATCCGTACACTGGATTGCACTTGACATGAGAGCTTTCGATGATGGTATCCGTAGCTTGATAGTGTTGTTCAATATGGGTTCTCAAGCATTCTCTGTTGTGATGATGCCTGCCGCTCTAGTCAGTGAAAGCCCATTGCGCCTGTCCATTATGTCATATGGAGAATCACTGGCGGTGTTATGTCATGGAAGTTCGGCTGGGGGTTCTTCTTCTATATGGGTGATGAAAGAATACGGAGTAGCAGAATCTTGGGCTAAATTATACACTATTACTCTTCCAGGAGTGTTAGACCAGATAAGGGGATTTAGGGAAAATGGTGAAGTTCTGGTATCGACAAGTGACAATCGGCTACTTTGTTACGACTGTGAGACCAAAACTTTTGCAAATACTGGATATACCGGGAGTTCGGATGCATTTTCAGCTTATACTTTCATGGAATCCCTAGTTTTAGTGCAACCAGGAAATGGTTTCATCTAG